One part of the Ornithodoros turicata isolate Travis chromosome 2, ASM3712646v1, whole genome shotgun sequence genome encodes these proteins:
- the LOC135385271 gene encoding uncharacterized protein LOC135385271 → MEIVSEHRRGLCSSFSLKCRMCLRKDVVTTEAPVDQLVQQRMDVNSSAVNGIVSIGSGFSGLRELLGALDIPGMAGSTYSKYQDIVAKGIDETAWEEIRKAGIEEARLAREAGDVDADGFPIITVVADGAWCKRSYKNKYDALSGLAVIVGYRTKKVLFLGVRNKFCTLCASSKAGSSPKKHLCFKNWDSSSTSMEKDIVVEGFRRSIELHGVKYLQLIADGDSSTYKSILEAAPYQHQVVQKVECRNHLLRNYVSRLRDVALAKRTTPIPPSLKKLLLDNAVRLRVGVARAIHYRKEQAEFSKQDQIRNLVADIRNGPLHVFGDHAKCAGYFCSGPKEGEVNHVPELRKCGLFNEILVAMSRLANNGSSLILDVNNNAAEHFNSLVAKFSGGKRINFSQRGSFGMRASGAVVSFNSKQYHRALHKAVYNTSPGKYAKIMLKRKAAVRAACIRHRSSGAARCKRSLEGAPCKRASSDNHYGSIVDAPDMNHDDYVEAAAAYKDSLVLSQPDAEQLEADTRGQEGRPLWMQERRKRLTASNFGKVCKMRDATSSASTVRSLLYGHFDTEALRYGRDTEPIAIAKLQDELGVTVSPCGLVVDQEFAYLAATPDGLVGDDTVVEVKCPYSARPLTPVEGVRAKKITFCTIDNSGNISLKENHDYHYQVQGQLHITRRQFCLFVVYSGEEIFVQKIERNDGFWSKMIGHLQLFYSHSLLPELVDPRQSRGLQLRDNKKSDHQVASLCDAAKTTSNQGDSSRKRRKTGKDNSPAAVL, encoded by the exons atggaaattgtatcagaacatcggcgaggtctgtgtagctctttcagtttgaagtgcaggatgtgtctgaggaaagatgtagtcacaacagaggcaccagttgatcaacttgttcaacaacgcatggacgtcaattcctcagcagtgaacggtatcgtgtctataggttctggtttctcaggccttcgcgagctcctaggtgctctggacatacccggcatggctggtagcacgtacagtaagtatcaggatattgttgctaaaggaatcgacgaaacagcttgggaagaaataagaaaagcaggcattgaggaagctcggttagctagggaggctggggacgtcgatgctgacggttttcctataattacggtcgttgccgatggtgcttggtgcaaacgttcatacaagaacaagtacgacgctctttctggcttg gctgtaattgttgggtaccgcacaaagaaagtactgttcctaggcgtccggaacaaattttgtacactgtgcgcaagttccaaggcagggtcgagcccaaaaaagcatctgtgcttcaagaactgggacagcagctctaccagtatggagaaggatatcgtcgttgaaggcttcaggcgcagcattgagttgcacggggtaaagtacttgcagttgatcgctgacggtgattcgagcacatacaagtcaattcttgaagctgcaccgtaccagcatcaggtagttcagaaggtagaatgtcgcaaccaccttcttcgaaactatgtaagtcgtcttcgagatgttgctttggcaaagagaacaacccccattcccccatcgttgaagaagctacttctggataatgctgttcgactaagagttggagttgctagggctattcactatcgcaaagagcaggccgagttcagcaaacaagatcagattcggaacctggtggctgatatccgtaatgggccactccatgtgttcggcgaccacgcaaaatgtgcgggttacttttgcagtggtccaaaagaaggggaagtcaatcacgtcccagagctcaggaaatgcggacttttcaatgaaatccttgtagcgatgagtcgtttggcaaacaatggtagcagcttgatccttgacgttaacaataatgctgcagaacatttcaattctctcgttgcaaagttttctggcggtaaaagaataaacttttcccagaggggatcattcggaatgcgggcttcaggagctgtcgtgtctttcaactctaagcagtaccatcgtgctctacataaggcagtgtacaacaccagccctgggaagtatgcaaaaattatgctgaagcgtaaagcagctgttcgtgctgcttgcataaggcatcggagttctggggctgctcgctgtaagcgttcacttgaaggtgcgccttgcaagcgtgcttccagcgacaaccactatggttccatagtggatgctccagacatgaaccacgatgactatgttgaagctgctgcggcgtacaaggattcccttgtgctctcccaaccagatgcagagcagctcgaggctgatactcgaggtcaagaagggagacctttgtggatgcaggagaggcgaaagcgactcaccgcttctaattttggcaaggtatgcaagatgcgagatgcaacgagcagtgcaagtactgttcgttccttgctctatggtcattttgacactgaggctctccgatatggtcgcgacactgagcccattgcaattgctaagctgcaggatgagttaggggtgactgtttcaccatgcggccttgttgttgatcaggagtttgcataccttgctgcaacacctgatgggcttgtcggtgatgacactgtcgtggaagtgaagtgcccttattcggctcggccccttacccctgtggagggagtgcgggcaaaaaaaatcaccttttgcactattgataactctggtaatatttcgttgaaggaaaaccatgactaccactatcaggtgcagggacagctccacatcactcgacgtcagttttgtctttttgtggtatattctggcgaggaaatttttgtccagaagatcgagagaaatgatggcttctggagcaaaatgattggccaccttcaactgttctactcgcatagccttctaccggagttggttgaccctcgtcagtcccgtgggctgcagctcagagataacaagaagagtgaccatcaggttgcctcgctctgtgatgccgccaaaacaacttccaatcagggcgattcatccagaaagagacggaagactggtaaagataactcacctgccgctgttctgtaa